The following nucleotide sequence is from Cytophagia bacterium CHB2.
CCGGGGTGCACAATCATCAATGGGCGCGCTCCTGCTTTCCGCCGGTGCGGGAAGAGGATTCTGGCCGGCTGCTTTGTTCCAGCGTGTGTTTCAGCCAGCCTTCGTTCTGCTTGCAAAGGCTCACCACCTCGTTGATGCTGTATTGAAACGAATTGAAATTCTGAAACGCTTTCACGTCTTTGCACACGCGAATCGTGAGTTTTAAATCTTCCAACAATTCACGGTTTTTCAAAAGCACCGGCGCTTTCTCCTCGGCGTCGTTGGCAAGGCGAATGAGGCGCAACACCTCGCGCATTTGCCGGCGCAGTTCCGTGCCGTGGGTGTATTTGTGATACCGGCTAAAGCTGTGTACGATCTTTTCAAAATAAAGCAGCAGATCGTAGGCTTTTTTGTAGATGGGCAGGTGTTCGTACTGCGCCATGGGGCTTTCCAAAAAATTTTTCGAGGTCTCTCTACCGCTGCAGGGATCGCTTTTTAAAAGCAACTGCAACAGCAAAAGAAAATGGTCGAATGACTCAAATAGCCGAATAATCGATTGCCCTCAGCGAACTAACCGAACATAGTAACCGTCGTCCACGGGCTGATTGAGGCAATTACCGAAGATGAAATAGGCAACCCAACACGACGACTCGCTGAACTTATCAGAGGTCCAAATATAACGTTGTGTGCGATCAAATACGGGATCGATATACAAATCGCCGTTCTTCTTTTCGCGTTCCATCAGAGACATTGCTTCTTCCAAAGTGGGCAGGCGCCAATCATCAAATCCGGCAAAACGTTTGCTATTCGAACTTTGTTGATACTTTTTAGCTTTCTCAAAAGACATGTATTCAGACGCACCTGACTGCTGCCACATGAGGCCGGTAGCGTGATCCAACACGATTTTTTCACCTTTGTGATCGAGCGTTTCATAACGATGCGTAACTCCCTTACAGCTATTGTTGTAACTACTATCAAAAAAATCATACAATTTTATCATCGCCTTCGCTTCTTCAGCCGTCAAGTGCGGCAATGGCTTTGAACGAAGCATTTTCCAGAGAATCTCGCGAATCTCCGGCGTGGGTTTCAACTGAAACAGTTGCCCAAGACCTCGATA
It contains:
- a CDS encoding four helix bundle protein, with protein sequence MAQYEHLPIYKKAYDLLLYFEKIVHSFSRYHKYTHGTELRRQMREVLRLIRLANDAEEKAPVLLKNRELLEDLKLTIRVCKDVKAFQNFNSFQYSINEVVSLCKQNEGWLKHTLEQSSRPESSSRTGGKQERAH